From a region of the Desulfotomaculum sp. genome:
- a CDS encoding PaaI family thioesterase → MRNEHLEWIKNYFKEICQDPNYDNFLGIEMIDIKEGTAAFKLAVSGRHCNIYGTVHGGILASISDIAMGTTCLTLGKSIVTIDLNISYIRNSPKGSVLTAVGQLISSGNSIIRTEGKVFDEQQRLLVVSHASYFITGNFLKNDHP, encoded by the coding sequence GTGCGTAATGAACACCTGGAATGGATAAAAAATTACTTTAAAGAAATATGCCAGGACCCCAATTACGATAATTTTCTTGGGATTGAAATGATCGATATAAAAGAAGGTACAGCTGCTTTTAAATTAGCAGTCTCCGGCAGGCATTGCAATATATACGGCACTGTACACGGAGGCATCCTTGCCTCAATTTCCGATATAGCGATGGGAACGACCTGCTTAACTTTGGGAAAAAGTATTGTAACAATTGATCTGAACATCAGCTATATAAGAAATTCGCCGAAAGGAAGCGTCCTTACAGCAGTAGGACAATTAATCAGCAGCGGTAATTCCATTATTAGAACAGAAGGCAAAGTTTTTGACGAGCAGCAAAGGCTTCTTGTTGTATCCCACGCTTCATATTTTATTACGGGTAACTTTTTAAAGAACGATCATCCTTAA